The Verrucomicrobiota bacterium genome segment ATTATGTCCGGGCTTCTTAAAAAAACTGCTTTTCTAAGTCCGACAGGCTGCTAGGGAAAAGAGACAGACAGACGACTGGTTCCGGTCTGCCATCATCGCTGCAAGATTTGTTCATGAGTACTTGAGTTTCACGGGCAATTGGCTAATGCTAGCCCCCGTTTTTGTTATGACGACTGAGCATCAACTGGAAAAGAACGGCGCCCAACCGGCGCCCTCCGATTTTATTCGGGACATTGTGGCGGTGGATTTGAAGGCGGGCAAGTATGCCAAGAGCATCACCCGTTTCCCGCCCGAGCCCAACGGCTATCTGCACATTGGCCATGCCAAGTCCATTTGCCTGAACTTCGGCATTGCCCGGGAGAACCAGGGCCAGTGCAACCTGCGCATGGACGATACCAACCCGGCCAAGGAGGATGTCGAGTATGTCGAGTCCATCCAGCAGGATGTCAATTGGCTGATTGCGGGTTGGGCCAACGACCGTCTGGGGCTCAAGCCGGTGGGGAAGACCCCCGAGGCCATCACCCATAACGGCCAGCCGGATTTTCACATGGCGGCGGTGTTGACCGGCCAGGCGGCCAGCGGCAAGCTGGAGCCGTTTTATGCCTCAGATTATTTTGCACAGATCTATGAGTACGCCGTGACGCTGGTTAAAAAGGGCAAGGCGTATGTCTGCGATCTCAGCCCGGAGGATATGGACAAGCTGCGCGGCTCACCGGATCGCGTGGGCGAGGAAAGCCCCTTCCGGAGCCGTTCGGTCGCGGAGAATCTGGACCTGTTCCAGCGGATGAAGGCCGGGGAATTCCCGGACGGTACGCGTACGTTGCGCGCCAAGCTGGACATGTCCTCGCCAAACATCTGGATGCGCGACCCGGTGCTGTACCGGATTCGCCATGTGGAGCATCACCACACCGGCAGCGCCTGGAGCATCTACCCGATGTACGATTTTGCGCACTGCCTGAGCGATTATATTGAAGGCATCACCCACTCGATCTGCACGCTGGAGTTCGAGGTGCACCGCCCGCTGTACGACTGGATTCTGGAGAATTTGGACCTGCCTCGTCCGCTGCCGCACCAGTTCGAGTTTGCGCGGCTGAACCTGAGCTACACGGTGATGAGCAAGCGCAAGCTGCTGCAACTGGTGCAGGAAAAACTGGTGCGCGGCTGGGATGATCCCCGCATGCC includes the following:
- a CDS encoding glutamine--tRNA ligase/YqeY domain fusion protein codes for the protein MTTEHQLEKNGAQPAPSDFIRDIVAVDLKAGKYAKSITRFPPEPNGYLHIGHAKSICLNFGIARENQGQCNLRMDDTNPAKEDVEYVESIQQDVNWLIAGWANDRLGLKPVGKTPEAITHNGQPDFHMAAVLTGQAASGKLEPFYASDYFAQIYEYAVTLVKKGKAYVCDLSPEDMDKLRGSPDRVGEESPFRSRSVAENLDLFQRMKAGEFPDGTRTLRAKLDMSSPNIWMRDPVLYRIRHVEHHHTGSAWSIYPMYDFAHCLSDYIEGITHSICTLEFEVHRPLYDWILENLDLPRPLPHQFEFARLNLSYTVMSKRKLLQLVQEKLVRGWDDPRMPTISGFRRRGVPAVALRHFCTTIGVTKYDGLTDVALLEHAIRENLNACAVRRLAVLRPIKVVLTNYPEGKVEELDAVNNPEDPNAGTRKLSFSRVLYIDRDDFMEVPPPKYFRLRPGGEVRLKYAYIIKCEQVVKDAAGNVTELHCTADLDSKTGGATSSRKVKGTIHWVSAAHAVDAEVRLYDRLFHVPEPDAGGDFKAHLNPHSLETITAKLEPSLATASAEQRYQFERLGYFAVDADAAPGKPVFNRTITLRDTWAKESGKA